In Phycisphaeraceae bacterium, one DNA window encodes the following:
- a CDS encoding polyphosphate kinase 2 family protein — MHRATDLPQAFKSARTIARRHRVIDGSSFRLSDHDPADTGPFTAEDKPRAREALANGIRFLSELQEKLYASDTWSLLLILQALDAAGKDGLIKHVMSGVNPQGCQVVSFKAPSSEELDHDFLWRCIKRLPERGRIGIFNRSWYEEVLVVRVHRHLLEAQKLPPEKVTKRIWRDRCRDIRCFERYLSGNGTVVRKVFLNVSRQEQRRRFLERLTDPEKHWKFSAADIRERGHWDAYMDAYEDAIRRTATRDAPWYVVPADNKWYTRIVVGAVLLESLARLDLRYPIVTAQQEAALREARAQLESEG, encoded by the coding sequence CACAGAGCCACCGACCTGCCCCAAGCCTTCAAGTCTGCACGCACAATCGCCCGGCGTCATCGCGTGATTGACGGTTCTTCCTTCCGGCTTTCGGACCATGATCCCGCCGACACCGGCCCCTTCACCGCGGAAGACAAGCCGAGAGCGCGCGAGGCGCTCGCCAACGGCATTCGATTTCTCTCCGAGCTCCAGGAGAAGCTCTACGCCTCCGACACATGGTCGCTGCTGCTGATTCTTCAGGCGCTTGATGCCGCTGGAAAGGATGGCCTCATCAAGCATGTCATGAGCGGCGTGAACCCGCAGGGCTGCCAGGTGGTTTCGTTCAAGGCACCATCATCCGAGGAACTCGATCATGACTTTCTCTGGCGCTGCATCAAGCGACTGCCCGAGCGTGGACGGATCGGCATTTTCAATCGCTCCTGGTACGAGGAAGTGCTCGTTGTCCGGGTGCATCGCCACTTGCTCGAAGCGCAGAAGCTTCCGCCCGAGAAGGTGACGAAGCGCATCTGGCGGGACCGCTGCCGCGACATCCGCTGTTTCGAGCGTTACCTCTCCGGCAACGGCACGGTCGTCCGCAAGGTCTTTCTCAATGTCTCGCGGCAGGAGCAGCGGCGCCGCTTTCTGGAGCGGCTCACCGACCCTGAGAAGCACTGGAAGTTCTCCGCGGCCGACATCCGCGAACGAGGTCACTGGGACGCCTACATGGACGCGTACGAAGATGCGATCCGCCGCACGGCAACCCGCGACGCGCCGTGGTATGTCGTGCCCGCCGACAACAAGTGGTACACGCGCATCGTCGTCGGGGCGGTGCTCCTCGAATCCCTGGCGCGCCTCGATCTTCGATATCCGATTGTCACGGCCCAGCAGGAGGCGGCACTTCGGGAAGCGCGGGCGCAACTGGAATCGGAGGGCTGA